A portion of the Vibrio coralliirubri genome contains these proteins:
- a CDS encoding amino acid permease, which translates to MSENKRSTIGKFALLSMTFAAVYSFNNIINNNIEIGLSSAPMFFLATIFYFVPFCLIVAEFVSLNKDSEAGVYSWVKSSLGGRWAFISAYTYWFVNLFFFTSLLPRIIAYASYAFLGFEYIFTPMTTAILSTILFAVATHISNNGAKLLGPITSLTSSLMLLLTMSYILLSGGALVGGIEPADPITIEAMTPSFNWAFLGVITWIFMAAGGAESVAVYVNDIKGGHKSFVKVIIIAGIFIGALYSVGSVLANVFVSREELKFTGGSVQVFEGLARHFGLSEILMNRFVGVVSFTAMLGSLLMWTATPVKIFFSEIPKGIFGEKTVALNKQGVPERAAWVQFFIVIPLMFIPTLASDTVQDLMSTIINMTAAASMLPPLFIMIAYLHLRVKLDHLPRDFRMGSRTVGITAVSILIAIFTVGFFASTFPTGADIMTIIFYNVGGIVIFLGYAWWKYGQYEKSLSPEEKKLEAKPEPANA; encoded by the coding sequence ATGTCCGAAAATAAACGCAGTACGATAGGCAAATTTGCCCTACTGTCTATGACCTTCGCGGCGGTATACAGCTTCAATAACATCATTAATAACAACATCGAGATCGGTCTTTCCTCGGCTCCGATGTTCTTTCTAGCAACCATCTTTTACTTTGTGCCATTTTGTTTGATCGTTGCAGAGTTTGTGTCACTGAATAAAGACTCTGAAGCGGGTGTTTACTCTTGGGTTAAAAGCTCTCTAGGCGGCCGCTGGGCGTTTATTTCAGCTTACACCTACTGGTTTGTTAACCTGTTCTTCTTCACCTCTTTGTTGCCTAGAATCATCGCTTACGCGTCGTATGCGTTCTTAGGTTTTGAGTACATATTCACGCCAATGACCACCGCGATTCTGAGTACCATTTTGTTTGCGGTCGCGACTCATATCTCTAACAACGGCGCGAAATTACTGGGTCCTATCACTTCACTAACATCCTCACTGATGCTGCTGCTAACGATGTCTTACATCTTGCTATCTGGCGGGGCTTTGGTAGGCGGTATCGAGCCAGCTGACCCAATCACCATCGAAGCCATGACACCAAGCTTCAACTGGGCATTCCTTGGCGTAATCACTTGGATCTTCATGGCGGCAGGCGGTGCAGAATCAGTCGCGGTTTACGTTAATGACATCAAAGGCGGTCACAAGTCTTTCGTTAAAGTGATCATCATCGCGGGTATCTTCATCGGTGCGCTTTACTCAGTAGGATCGGTATTAGCGAACGTATTTGTTTCGCGTGAAGAACTTAAATTTACAGGCGGCTCTGTTCAGGTATTTGAAGGGCTAGCAAGACACTTTGGCCTGTCTGAAATCTTGATGAACCGTTTCGTTGGTGTGGTTTCATTCACGGCGATGCTGGGCTCTCTACTAATGTGGACAGCGACGCCCGTTAAGATTTTCTTCTCTGAAATCCCTAAAGGTATCTTCGGCGAGAAAACTGTCGCACTTAACAAACAGGGCGTTCCAGAGCGCGCGGCATGGGTTCAGTTCTTCATCGTAATTCCACTGATGTTCATCCCAACGTTGGCCTCTGACACAGTGCAAGACTTGATGAGCACCATCATCAACATGACTGCAGCAGCTTCTATGCTACCGCCGCTGTTCATCATGATTGCTTACCTTCACCTACGCGTGAAACTGGATCACCTTCCTCGTGACTTCCGCATGGGTTCTCGTACGGTCGGTATTACTGCAGTATCGATTCTTATCGCTATCTTTACGGTTGGCTTCTTCGCTTCTACCTTCCCTACTGGCGCAGACATCATGACCATCATCTTCTACAACGTGGGCGGGATAGTGATCTTCCTTGGCTACGCATGGTGGAAGTACGGTCAATACGAGAAAAGCTTATCTCCAGAAGAGAAAAAACTAGAAGCAAAGCCTGAACCGGCGAACGCTTAG
- a CDS encoding amino acid permease, which translates to MSESVRGKLGKFALLSMTFAAVFNVRNIVNNNIELGLSSAPIFLLATLIYFIPFVFIIAEFVSANKNSESGMYDWLKKPLGSKAAYLGSFLYWFVNLFWFVSLLPNVIAYASYAMLGYEYAFSPVVTSAISIALFAAATHISTKGASWLGKIAEIVAYGVFALFAIYVIGALMALGGNHEPVEPITLEAMTPTINWATLGIMCWIFQAAGGAETAAAYLNDVKGGHKSFIKVIIGAGIAIGAMYAVGSLLVNVFVARDELTYAGGMVEIFTGMANYFDISQSLTGRFVGIILFVAMFGSMMMWTAAPVKIHFSEIPKGVYGEKTTELNEHGVPVRAAWWQFAFVFVMLVVNGFGSESVQDMMNTAINLTAGTAMLPPIFIMVAYFVFRLKHDDTPRDFRMGTRVQGMAVVSVLIGIFVVSMTASAFPTGVDLVQAFFINVFMTAVFSGLAWWWISRFEKKQAGKDAKLETAKQS; encoded by the coding sequence ATGTCTGAATCTGTACGCGGTAAGTTAGGCAAATTTGCCCTACTCTCCATGACATTTGCAGCGGTATTTAACGTTCGCAATATTGTAAACAACAACATCGAATTGGGATTGAGTTCAGCCCCTATCTTTTTGCTCGCTACCCTTATTTACTTCATTCCATTCGTGTTCATCATTGCTGAATTCGTATCTGCAAATAAAAATTCTGAGTCAGGCATGTATGACTGGCTTAAAAAACCGCTAGGCTCAAAAGCAGCCTACCTAGGTTCGTTCTTATACTGGTTCGTAAACCTTTTCTGGTTTGTATCCCTACTACCAAACGTAATCGCCTATGCGTCTTACGCGATGTTGGGCTATGAATACGCCTTCTCTCCAGTCGTCACATCGGCTATCTCGATTGCTCTGTTTGCAGCAGCGACACACATCTCAACCAAAGGCGCAAGCTGGCTAGGTAAGATTGCCGAGATCGTGGCCTACGGTGTATTCGCTCTATTTGCAATCTACGTTATCGGTGCACTAATGGCACTGGGCGGCAACCATGAACCAGTAGAGCCAATCACGCTTGAAGCAATGACACCGACCATCAACTGGGCAACGCTAGGTATTATGTGTTGGATCTTCCAAGCAGCCGGTGGTGCTGAAACTGCAGCCGCTTACCTAAACGATGTTAAGGGCGGTCACAAGTCTTTCATCAAGGTTATCATTGGTGCAGGTATCGCAATCGGCGCAATGTACGCCGTTGGCTCTCTGCTTGTTAACGTATTCGTTGCTCGTGATGAACTGACCTACGCTGGCGGCATGGTTGAAATCTTCACAGGTATGGCGAACTACTTCGACATCTCACAATCTCTAACGGGTCGCTTCGTCGGTATTATCCTATTCGTTGCTATGTTCGGTTCAATGATGATGTGGACAGCAGCTCCAGTAAAAATTCACTTCTCTGAAATCCCTAAAGGTGTATACGGCGAGAAGACAACAGAGCTTAACGAACACGGCGTGCCAGTACGTGCAGCTTGGTGGCAGTTCGCGTTTGTATTCGTGATGCTTGTGGTGAACGGCTTCGGCTCGGAATCAGTACAAGACATGATGAACACAGCAATCAACCTAACGGCTGGTACAGCAATGCTTCCGCCGATTTTCATCATGGTGGCGTACTTTGTATTCCGCTTGAAGCATGACGACACACCGCGTGATTTCCGCATGGGTACTCGAGTTCAAGGTATGGCTGTTGTATCTGTACTTATCGGCATCTTCGTTGTGAGTATGACGGCATCTGCATTCCCAACAGGTGTTGACCTAGTTCAAGCCTTCTTTATCAACGTATTCATGACAGCGGTATTCTCTGGTCTCGCTTGGTGGTGGATCTCTCGCTTTGAAAAAAAGCAGGCAGGTAAAGACGCAAAGCTAGAAACAGCTAAGCAATCGTAG
- a CDS encoding beta-galactosidase subunit beta produces the protein MIVLDNLEQFKVVYRDGRKWQRCVEAIENIGNIKDGVMYSIGDSLAYMIEDGVARNTENFTGNRRYFDVHYYLEGRETVEFADKSQLEQTQAYSDETDREHLMGNGETRELVEGQVAIFDNSKAYRFHGDNRVRKVVLKVTIEDGYFLNK, from the coding sequence ATGATCGTTTTAGACAACCTAGAGCAATTTAAAGTCGTTTACCGCGACGGTCGTAAATGGCAACGCTGTGTAGAAGCGATTGAAAACATCGGCAACATCAAAGATGGCGTGATGTATTCCATTGGTGACTCACTGGCCTACATGATTGAAGACGGCGTGGCTCGTAACACAGAAAACTTCACCGGTAACCGCCGTTACTTTGATGTGCACTACTACTTGGAAGGTCGTGAAACGGTTGAGTTTGCAGATAAGTCTCAGCTTGAACAGACCCAAGCTTACAGCGATGAAACCGACCGTGAACACCTCATGGGTAACGGCGAGACTCGTGAGTTAGTTGAAGGCCAAGTGGCGATCTTTGATAACAGCAAAGCTTACCGCTTTCACGGTGATAACCGAGTTCGCAAAGTGGTGCTGAAAGTGACCATTGAAGACGGCTACTTCCTTAATAAGTAA